The genomic DNA GGCTTTGGCCATGACGGCGGCCAGGTGCTTGCGGTCGTCGGCCTCGGCGATGGTGAGGGCCGCGAAGTAGGTGAGGGCGCGGGCGCGTTCGATCGCCACGTGCATGTCGGCGGCTTTGTGGCCGACGGCTTGGAAGGAGCCGATCGGCGCGCCGAATTGGCGGCGCTCGCGGACATGCTCGACGGCGAGGTCCAGGACGCGTCGGCAGGCGCCGACCATGGTGGCGGCCATGCCGGTGAGGGCGACGGCGCGGGCGTGGCGGACGTCGGAGTGCTGCCGGGCGCCGGGGGCGACCCGTACGCGATCGAAGACCACGTCGGCGATGTGCAGAACCGGGTCGAAGACGGCGGCTCGGCGGATGCTCGCCGATCCGGCGGGGACCAGGAAGACGCCCGCGCCGATGACGACAGCCAGCTGGTCGGCGCGGTCACCGTCGAGGACGCGGGCGGAGCCGTTGAGGATCCATTCACCGCCTTCGCGGGTGGCGGTGACGCCTTCGTAGACGGCCGCGCCCGCGATCTCGGTGGGAGCCTCGGTGACGAGCGGCGCGAACTGGCTCGTGGTGGCGAGGAAGGGCGTCGGATCGCAGGCACGTCCCAGTTCTTCGTGGGCGATAGTCAGCTCGACGGCCGCACCGGGCTCGGTCATCCCCGTCCAGCCCTGATCAACGAGCGATTTCCATAGCGGGCCCGGGTCGGCGCCGTGATCGGCCACCTCCCTGATC from Nocardia higoensis includes the following:
- a CDS encoding acyl-CoA dehydrogenase family protein, coding for MLLEFDSDQRFWQITVREMLARHCPPTLIREVADHGADPGPLWKSLVDQGWTGMTEPGAAVELTIAHEELGRACDPTPFLATTSQFAPLVTEAPTEIAGAAVYEGVTATREGGEWILNGSARVLDGDRADQLAVVIGAGVFLVPAGSASIRRAAVFDPVLHIADVVFDRVRVAPGARQHSDVRHARAVALTGMAATMVGACRRVLDLAVEHVRERRQFGAPIGSFQAVGHKAADMHVAIERARALTYFAALTIAEADDRKHLAAVMAKAAAGECQSLVFRNGLQLFGAMGYTWENDVQFALKRAKAGELLLGGTDEHRATIARHHRATGLR